A single region of the Sorghum bicolor cultivar BTx623 chromosome 9, Sorghum_bicolor_NCBIv3, whole genome shotgun sequence genome encodes:
- the LOC8076978 gene encoding gibberellin 20 oxidase 2 isoform X1: protein MPENPHHGSSDRLALVGKQVDRRLLLPVSPAADDGKDDNGAAAVINLWGQLKIPDPFVWSHAETMVSSERELDAPVVDVGAAMRGGDDDCGAGIRRAAELVSGACSSHGLFQVTGHGLDPALARAALDGAAAFFRLPLATKQRASRAPGNVTGYTAAHADRFTANLPWKETLSFGHRDRRTSGSHVVVDYFTSTLGSDFKPLGVVYQNYCNAMKEVSLAIMEVIGVSLGVGRSYYRDFFADGSSIMRCNYYPPCPEPERTLGTGPHCDPSALTVLLQDGDVDGLQVLVDGEWRTVRPRPGALVVSIGDTFMSLRVVHACRRCRTGGTGAASTARWCTGSGSAGRWSSSSARARTAWCARRRASSSPSPHASSSRSSRGGGTRTSPGRTWRASRSDTTAPTPARSTPSRAGSAPPPPAPRRRRRRPRAQTRPTRQFSCLGFALATTQVLLDGDTEWWQHLCIISTYYMHYIISCIVHLFDASAVLFGKWLFKLLPSNLE, encoded by the exons ATGCCAGAGAACCCACATCATGGCAGCAGTGACCGCCTTGCCCTTGTGGGCAAGCAAGTTGATCGTCGCCTACTCCTCCCCGTCTCTCCTGCCGCCGACGACGGCAAGGACGACAACGGCGCCGCTGCTGTCATCAACCTCTGGGGCCAGCTAAAGATCCCGGACCCGTTCGTCTGGTCCCACGCCGAAACGATGGTCTCCTCGGAGAGGGAGCTGGACGCGCCGGTGGTCGACGTCGGCGCCGCCAtgcgcggcggcgacgacgactgcGGCGCCGGGATCCGCCGCGCCGCCGAGCTGGTCTCCGGGGCGTGCTCGAGCCACGGGCTCTTCCAGGTGACCGGGCACGGCCTGGACCCCGCGCTTGCCCGTGCCGCGctcgacggcgccgccgcctTCTTCCGCCTGCCGCTCGCCACCAAGCAGCGCGCCAGCCGCGCTCCGGGGAACGTGACCGGCTACACCGCCGCGCACGCAGACCGGTTCACGGCCAATCTTCCCTGGAAGGAGACGCTCTCCTTCGGCCACCGTGACCGCCGGACATCCGGCAGCCATGTTGTCGTGGACTACTTCACCTCCACGCTAGGAAGCGACTTCAAACCCTTAGG GGTGGTGTATCAGAACTACTGCAACGCGATGAAGGAGGTGTCGCTGGCGATAATGGAGGTGATAGGGGTGAGCCTGGGGGTGGGGAGGAGCTACTACAGGGACTTCTTCGCCGACGGCAGCTCCATCATGAGGTGCAACTACTACCCACCGTGCCCGGAGCCGGAGAGGACGCTGGGGACGGGGCCTCACTGCGACCCGTCGGCGCTCACCGTCCTGCTGCAGGACGGCGACGTAGACGGGCTCCAGgtgctcgtcgacggcgagTGGCGGACCGTGCGGCCGAGGCCCGGCGCGCTCGTCGTCAGCATCGGGGACACATTCATG TCTTTGCGTGTGGTGCATGCGTGCAGGCGCTGTCGAACGGGCGGTACCGGAGCTGCCTCCACCGCGCGGTGGTGCACCGGGAGCGGGAGCGCCGGTCGCTGGTCTTCTTCCTCTGCCCGCGCGAGGACCGCGTGGTgcgcccgccgccgcgcctcctcctcgccgtcgccgcacgcgagcagcagcaggagcagccgcGGCGGAGGTACCCGGACTTCACCTGGGCGGACCTGGCGCGCTTCACGCAGCGACACTACCGCGCCGACGCCGGCACGCTCGACGCCTTCGCGCGCTGGCTCGGCGCCGCCCCCACCTGCGCCGCGGCGACGTCGGCGGCGTCCCAGAGCCCAGACAAGGCCCACGAGACAGTTTAGCTGCCTTGGCTTTGCATTGGCTACTACCCAAGTGCTACTAGACGGAGACACGGAGTGGTGGCAGCATCTGTGTATAATAAGCACGTACTACATGCATTATATTATTAGCTGTATTGTTCATCTATTTGATGCATCGGCTGTACTTTTTGGTAAATGGCTTTTCAAGTTACTACCAAGTAATTTGGAATAA
- the LOC8076978 gene encoding gibberellin 20 oxidase 2 isoform X2, producing MPENPHHGSSDRLALVGKQVDRRLLLPVSPAADDGKDDNGAAAVINLWGQLKIPDPFVWSHAETMVSSERELDAPVVDVGAAMRGGDDDCGAGIRRAAELVSGACSSHGLFQVTGHGLDPALARAALDGAAAFFRLPLATKQRASRAPGNVTGYTAAHADRFTANLPWKETLSFGHRDRRTSGSHVVVDYFTSTLGSDFKPLGVVYQNYCNAMKEVSLAIMEVIGVSLGVGRSYYRDFFADGSSIMRCNYYPPCPEPERTLGTGPHCDPSALTVLLQDGDVDGLQVLVDGEWRTVRPRPGALVVSIGDTFMALSNGRYRSCLHRAVVHRERERRSLVFFLCPREDRVVRPPPRLLLAVAAREQQQEQPRRRYPDFTWADLARFTQRHYRADAGTLDAFARWLGAAPTCAAATSAASQSPDKAHETV from the exons ATGCCAGAGAACCCACATCATGGCAGCAGTGACCGCCTTGCCCTTGTGGGCAAGCAAGTTGATCGTCGCCTACTCCTCCCCGTCTCTCCTGCCGCCGACGACGGCAAGGACGACAACGGCGCCGCTGCTGTCATCAACCTCTGGGGCCAGCTAAAGATCCCGGACCCGTTCGTCTGGTCCCACGCCGAAACGATGGTCTCCTCGGAGAGGGAGCTGGACGCGCCGGTGGTCGACGTCGGCGCCGCCAtgcgcggcggcgacgacgactgcGGCGCCGGGATCCGCCGCGCCGCCGAGCTGGTCTCCGGGGCGTGCTCGAGCCACGGGCTCTTCCAGGTGACCGGGCACGGCCTGGACCCCGCGCTTGCCCGTGCCGCGctcgacggcgccgccgcctTCTTCCGCCTGCCGCTCGCCACCAAGCAGCGCGCCAGCCGCGCTCCGGGGAACGTGACCGGCTACACCGCCGCGCACGCAGACCGGTTCACGGCCAATCTTCCCTGGAAGGAGACGCTCTCCTTCGGCCACCGTGACCGCCGGACATCCGGCAGCCATGTTGTCGTGGACTACTTCACCTCCACGCTAGGAAGCGACTTCAAACCCTTAGG GGTGGTGTATCAGAACTACTGCAACGCGATGAAGGAGGTGTCGCTGGCGATAATGGAGGTGATAGGGGTGAGCCTGGGGGTGGGGAGGAGCTACTACAGGGACTTCTTCGCCGACGGCAGCTCCATCATGAGGTGCAACTACTACCCACCGTGCCCGGAGCCGGAGAGGACGCTGGGGACGGGGCCTCACTGCGACCCGTCGGCGCTCACCGTCCTGCTGCAGGACGGCGACGTAGACGGGCTCCAGgtgctcgtcgacggcgagTGGCGGACCGTGCGGCCGAGGCCCGGCGCGCTCGTCGTCAGCATCGGGGACACATTCATG GCGCTGTCGAACGGGCGGTACCGGAGCTGCCTCCACCGCGCGGTGGTGCACCGGGAGCGGGAGCGCCGGTCGCTGGTCTTCTTCCTCTGCCCGCGCGAGGACCGCGTGGTgcgcccgccgccgcgcctcctcctcgccgtcgccgcacgcgagcagcagcaggagcagccgcGGCGGAGGTACCCGGACTTCACCTGGGCGGACCTGGCGCGCTTCACGCAGCGACACTACCGCGCCGACGCCGGCACGCTCGACGCCTTCGCGCGCTGGCTCGGCGCCGCCCCCACCTGCGCCGCGGCGACGTCGGCGGCGTCCCAGAGCCCAGACAAGGCCCACGAGACAGTTTAG
- the LOC8058469 gene encoding MADS-box transcription factor 4 codes for MGRGKIEIKRIENSTNRQVTVSKRRAGLVKKAREIGVLCDAEVGVVIFSSGGKLHDYCSPRTSLSRILEKYQTNSGKILWDEKHKILSAEIDRIKKENDNMQIQLRHLKGEDLNSLQPRELIAIEEGLQNGQTNMREKQMDHWRMRKRNGKMLEDENRMLSFRMHQQAVDLSGGMRELEIGYHQVQHDREFTSQMPFTFRVQPNHPNLQEDE; via the exons ATGGGGCGCGGCAAGATCGAGATCAAGAGGATCGAGAACTCCACCAACAGGCAAGTGACCGTCTCCAAGCGCCGGGCCGGACTGGTCAAGAAGGCCAGGGAGATCGGCGTGCTCTGCGACGCCGAGGTCGGCGTCGTCATCTTCTCCAGCGGAGGCAAGCTCCACGACTACTGCTCGCCTAGGACCTC GTTGTCCAGGATCTTGGAGAAGTACCAGACTAACTCCGGGAAGATACTGTgggatgagaagcacaag ATCCTGAGTGCAGAGATCGACAGAATCAAGAAGGAGAACGACAACATGCAGATTCAGCTCAG GCATCTGAAAGGCGAGGACCTGAACTCGCTGCAGCCCAGGGAGCTGATCGCCATTGAAGAGGGTCTCCAGAATGGGCAGACCAACATGCGCGAGAAGCAG ATGGATCACTGGAGGATGCGCAAGAGGAAT GGGAAGATGCTGGAGGACGAGAACAGGATGCTGTCTTTTAGGATG CATCAACAGGCTGTTGATCTGAGCGGCGGCATGAGGGAGCTGGAAATCGGATACCATCAGGTCCAGCATGACAGGGAATTCACTTCCCAAATGCCGTTCACCTTCCGGGTGCAGCCCAACCACCCCAATCTGCAGGAAGACGAGTAG
- the LOC8076979 gene encoding probable receptor-like protein kinase At1g11050 — protein sequence MPTPKMLRPLPLFVVVFLLVRSPAAADGGGNATTESCPLDLSYVRTFPWDPTSCAGAAPNVTACCQTLLSLFGIGLAERLRATGNFRLPSAAASTACVESFTDTVSAASAGLSGSSLVPECFPDPSQFAITPSYCAGVSTATEFAAAVGNDSVQALNSSCGPDLASPATCALCYSAGVAATAHLTTAAANDSKSESCFYLSVLYAAGISNSAGPTYPPTAACALGLGLLSPPPTSSKSSNVAVYATTIPIAFVLLASLFGFFLWRRKRTRANSKKKNHKICEEGSGERRSHLRPNTGSILFDIVELAKATGGFSERNLVGRGGFGAVYRGVLADGSVVAVKKMLDPDMEGGDEEFTNEVEIISHLRHRNLVPLRGCCIADEDVEEGKQRFLVYDFMPNGALEDFIFHDREREAAATKRPPLTWAQRRSIIMDVARGLEYLHYGVKPAIYHRDIKATNILLDGEMRARVADFGLARRSREGQSHLTTRVAGTHGYLAPEYALYGQLTEKSDVYSFGVLLLEIMSGRRVLDMSAPAGPVLITDWAWTLVKAGHARAVLDEALSTAESPRSGVMERFVLVGILCAHVMVALRPTIGDAVRMLEGDMDVPELPDRPLPYGHSAMFSEAGSTFSISPAFSGPLTPFIDNGDMLR from the coding sequence ATGCCGACGCCGAAGATGCTCAGGCCTCTTCCCCTCttcgtcgtcgtcttcttgcTGGTCcggtcgccggcggcggcggacggcggcggGAACGCGACGACGGAATCGTGCCCGCTCGACCTGAGCTACGTGCGGACGTTCCCATGGGACCCTACGTCTTGCGCGGGGGCCGCGCCCAACGTGACCGCCTGCTGCCAGACGCTGCTCTCCCTGTTCGGCATCGGCCTCGCCGAGCGCCTCCGCGCCACGGGCAACTTCCGCCTCCCGTCCGCGGCGGCCTCCACGGCCTGCGTCGAGAGCTTCACGGACACCGTCTCCGCCGCGTCGGCGGGCCTCTCGGGTTCCTCCCTGGTGCCGGAATGCTTCCCGGACCCGAGCCAGTTCGCCATCACCCCGTCCTACTGCGCCGGCGTCTCCACCGCGACGGAGTTCGCGGCCGCCGTCGGGAACGACTCCGTCCAGGCCCTCAACTCCTCCTGCGGCCCCGACCTCGCCTCGCCGGCGACCTGCGCGCTCTGCTACAGCGCCGGCGTCGCCGCCACCGCGCATCTCACCACCGCCGCGGCCAACGACAGCAAGTCGGAATCCTGCTTCTACCTCTCCGTCCTCTACGCCGCCGGCATCTCCAACTCCGCCGGCCCCACCTACCCACCCACCGCCGCCTGCGCTCTTGGACTTGGCCTCTTGTCCCCTCCCCCCACGTCCTCCAAGTCCAGCAACGTGGCCGTCTACGCCACCACCATCCCAATCGCATTCGTGCTCCTCGCGTCGCTCTTCGGCTTCTTTCTTTGGAGGAGGAAGCGAACGCGTGCCAATAGCAAGAAGAAGAACCACAAGATCTGCGAGGAGGGGTCCGGGGAGCGGCGGTCGCACCTGCGGCCCAACACAGGGTCGATTCTCTTCGACATTGTCGAGCTCGCCAAGGCCACGGGTGGCTTCTCCGAGCGCAATCTCGTCGGTCGCGGCGGGTTCGGGGCCGTGTACCGCGGCGTGCTCGCGGACGGGTCCGTGGTCGCCGTCAAGAAGATGCTGGACCCGGACATGGAGGGCGGGGACGAGGAGTTCACCAATGAGGTGGAGATCATCAGCCATCTCAGGCATCGGAATCTGGTGCCGCTCCGCGGCTGCTGCATCGCCGACGAAGACGTCGAGGAAGGGAAGCAGAGATTCCTCGTCTACGACTTCATGCCCAACGGCGCGCTCGAGGACTTCATCTTCCATGACAGGGAAAGGGAGGCGGCGGCTACGAAGCGGCCCCCGTTGACTTGGGCCCAGCGGCGGAGCATCATCATGGACGTCGCGAGGGGTCTCGAGTACCTGCATTACGGCGTCAAGCCGGCGATTTACCACAGGGACATCAAGGCGACCAACATCCTGCTGGACGGCGAGATGCGCGCGCGCGTGGCGGACTTCGGCCTCGCCCGGCGGAGCCGCGAGGGGCAGTCGCACCTCACGACGCGCGTCGCCGGGACGCACGGCTACCTGGCGCCGGAGTACGCGCTGTACGGGCAGCTGACGGAGAAGAGCGACGTCTACAGCTTCGGCGTGCTGCTGCTCGAGATCATGAGCGGGCGGCGCGTGCTGGACATGTCGGCGCCAGCGGGGCCCGTGTTGATCACCGACTGGGCGTGGACGCTCGTCAAGGCCGGGCACGCGAGGGCGGTGCTCGACGAGGCGCTGTCCACCGCCGAGAGCCCGCGGAGCGGGGTCATGGAAAGGTTCGTGCTGGTTGGAATCCTGTGCGCGCACGTGATGGTGGCGCTCCGGCCGACCATCGGCGACGCAGTGAGGATGCTGGAGGGAGACATGGACGTGCCAGAGCTGCCCGACCGGCCGCTGCCGTATGGGCACAGCGCCATGTTCAGCGAAGCTGGGAGTACCTTCAGCATCTCACCGGCCTTCAGTGGTCCGTTGACCCCGTTCATCGACAATGGGGACATGCTGAGGTGA